A stretch of the Pirellulales bacterium genome encodes the following:
- a CDS encoding amidohydrolase family protein yields MRRSLTPIGIACGLLVALSPGSVRAQIAVRGKTVYTMAGRPIEDGVVIVKDGKIVTLGKAADVKVPDGFRVLEAAVVTPGLVDAHATVGFSGLLNQQGDQDQFERSAPIQPEMRAIDAYNAQDELIEWVRGFGITTVHTGHAPGELMSGQTLIVKTVGNTVGDSLLRDAYAVAATLATNAEKPEGKSPGTRGKMMALLRGELIKAREYRDKVRKAAKLVPAEPAKPGEPAKEAKPAEPPPRDLRLETLMQVLDGKLKLLITADRLQDIQSALRLAKEFDIKIILDSGAEAYLAIDDLKAAGVPVIVHPSMARATDDKENLSFETAARLVNAGIPVALQSGYEAYVPKTRVVLFEAALTAANGLSREQALSTITIDAAKILGIADRVGSLEVGKDGDLALYDGDPFEYTTHCIGTVIDGKVVSDKPR; encoded by the coding sequence ATGCGACGATCATTAACGCCGATTGGCATCGCCTGTGGACTTCTCGTGGCGTTATCGCCAGGAAGCGTCCGCGCCCAGATCGCGGTACGCGGCAAAACCGTCTATACGATGGCCGGTCGTCCGATCGAAGACGGTGTCGTCATCGTGAAGGATGGCAAGATCGTGACCCTTGGCAAGGCTGCCGATGTGAAAGTGCCGGACGGCTTCCGCGTGCTCGAAGCGGCCGTCGTAACGCCCGGCCTGGTCGACGCCCATGCAACCGTCGGATTCTCGGGGCTCTTGAATCAGCAAGGCGATCAGGATCAGTTCGAACGCTCGGCGCCGATCCAGCCCGAGATGCGCGCGATCGACGCCTATAACGCCCAGGATGAATTGATCGAATGGGTGCGCGGCTTCGGCATCACCACGGTTCACACCGGCCACGCGCCTGGCGAGCTGATGTCGGGTCAGACCTTGATCGTGAAGACCGTCGGGAACACGGTGGGCGATTCGCTGCTACGCGATGCTTACGCCGTGGCGGCGACGCTGGCCACAAACGCCGAAAAGCCAGAGGGCAAGTCTCCCGGCACGCGCGGCAAAATGATGGCCCTACTTCGCGGTGAGTTGATCAAGGCCCGAGAATATCGCGACAAGGTTCGCAAAGCCGCCAAGCTCGTACCTGCCGAACCGGCCAAGCCGGGCGAGCCCGCCAAAGAAGCCAAGCCGGCCGAGCCGCCGCCGCGCGATCTCCGTCTAGAAACATTAATGCAGGTGCTCGACGGCAAGTTGAAACTGCTCATCACGGCCGATCGATTGCAGGACATTCAAAGCGCCCTGCGGCTGGCGAAAGAATTCGACATCAAGATCATTCTCGACAGCGGGGCCGAAGCCTATCTGGCGATTGACGATCTGAAGGCCGCCGGCGTTCCCGTGATCGTGCATCCTTCGATGGCCCGGGCGACGGACGACAAAGAGAACCTCAGCTTCGAGACGGCAGCCAGGCTCGTAAACGCCGGCATCCCGGTCGCGCTGCAAAGCGGTTACGAAGCATACGTGCCGAAAACTCGCGTGGTCCTGTTCGAAGCCGCACTGACCGCCGCCAACGGCCTTTCGCGCGAGCAAGCGCTATCGACGATCACGATCGACGCGGCCAAGATCCTGGGCATTGCCGACCGCGTCGGCTCGCTTGAAGTCGGCAAAGACGGGGACCTGGCACTCTACGACGGCGATCCCTTCGAATACACCACGCACTGCATCGGCACAGTGATCGACGGCAAGGTCGTCAGCGACAAGCCGCGATAA
- the mfd gene encoding transcription-repair coupling factor, which yields MTDAAMETAAPGRLPNLTGRLEAATGFADVVTSLQAGHGATLDGVWGSSCALVAAALSNHAPGPLVVVCAHPGDIDDFLDDLSLFAPIEAARFPSWESTTTEQLIHDEVYGDRVRLLKQLLSTDKNAATPRVIVTSIQALVQPVPSRARLGEQTRSIRVGDAVEVDSLARWLAEQGFHNTSAVELPGEFSTRGGILDIFAPDWYEPVRIEFFGDEVESIRRFEVASQRSLASLDAVDVTVLDRTAIDHEHFTAYLPQGSWFLLVEPAELEQEGKHYLTRLDRPQDFHAVNEVLKQVYRFPSVTAASIAAASLETSCHLKIESVERFSGDIAKVRNELDMVGAGQQVYVVCQTEAEARRLLDVFAETRLAREGHLHFPLGHLREGFRLVSDAIALVSGNELFHRADLTRPSRRRLGRVIDSFLELREGDYVVHLSHGIGRYLGLKLLEKEDQAEEHLEIEFHGGTKIFVPSSKIDLVQKYVGGAKSRPTLAHIGGRTWGRQKEAAQRAVIDMASDMLDLQARRASQPGITFPEDSEWQKEFDASFPYTETPDQLTAIAAIKADMRAPRPLDRLICGDVGYGKTELAMRAAFKTVDTGYQVAVLVPTTVLAEQHGRTFRARMAEFPFKIKVLSRFCSTKEERQVIEGLADGSVDIVIGTHRLAQADIRFENLGLLVIDEEQRFGVDVKERLKALRSIVDVLTMTATPIPRTLHMSLLGLRDISNLETPPADRLAIETRVARSNPEMIRHAVLRELNRGGQMFFVHNRVHDIENLAIRLRQIVPEARIRVGHGQMPEGELEDVMLDFVDHKFDMLLATTIIESGLDIPSANTMFIDQADIYGLADLHQLRGRVGRYKHRAYCYLLLDPNKALSPNAAKRLHAIEEFSDMGAGFAIAMRDLEIRGAGNILGTEQSGHISAVGYELYCELLEQAVRQLKKMPARKIVDVHVDLPGEAYIPRRYVPDMRFKIDLYRRLGRIGTPEELSDLTAELADRFGPLPDQMQRLLSLVEIRILAQRWALESIHREEGFIVMRYRNANLIQQLAKHPKSRLRVVDGRSAYLPVRKDLTNPDSIHAVIKALLRAD from the coding sequence ATGACAGACGCAGCGATGGAGACTGCCGCGCCCGGCCGATTGCCGAATCTGACCGGGCGATTGGAGGCGGCAACCGGTTTCGCCGACGTCGTGACCAGCCTGCAAGCCGGGCATGGGGCCACGCTCGACGGAGTCTGGGGGTCGAGCTGCGCGCTGGTCGCGGCGGCGCTCTCGAACCATGCCCCGGGGCCGCTGGTGGTGGTTTGTGCTCATCCGGGCGACATCGACGATTTTCTCGACGACCTGTCGCTGTTCGCGCCGATCGAGGCTGCTCGATTTCCTTCCTGGGAGTCAACGACCACCGAGCAATTGATCCACGACGAGGTTTATGGCGACCGCGTACGGCTGCTGAAGCAATTGCTGTCAACGGATAAGAACGCCGCCACGCCGCGTGTCATCGTCACCAGCATTCAGGCGCTCGTGCAGCCGGTGCCGTCACGGGCCAGGCTGGGCGAGCAGACCCGCAGCATTCGGGTCGGCGATGCGGTCGAGGTCGATTCGCTCGCCCGCTGGCTGGCCGAGCAAGGCTTTCATAACACGAGCGCCGTCGAGCTGCCGGGTGAGTTTTCGACGCGCGGCGGGATTCTCGACATCTTTGCGCCCGACTGGTACGAGCCGGTTCGGATCGAGTTCTTCGGCGACGAAGTTGAATCGATTCGCCGCTTCGAGGTGGCCAGCCAGCGCAGCTTGGCTTCGCTCGATGCCGTTGACGTGACGGTCCTCGACCGTACGGCGATCGATCACGAGCATTTCACCGCGTACCTGCCGCAGGGAAGTTGGTTCCTGCTTGTCGAGCCGGCCGAGCTCGAGCAAGAGGGAAAACACTATTTAACACGGCTCGACCGACCCCAGGATTTTCACGCCGTTAATGAAGTGCTGAAGCAGGTCTATCGATTTCCTTCAGTGACGGCGGCGAGCATCGCGGCGGCGTCATTGGAGACGAGCTGCCATCTGAAGATTGAATCGGTCGAACGGTTCAGCGGCGACATTGCGAAGGTGCGCAACGAGCTCGATATGGTGGGGGCCGGGCAACAGGTCTATGTCGTCTGCCAAACCGAGGCCGAAGCACGACGCTTGCTAGACGTGTTCGCCGAGACGCGCTTGGCGCGAGAAGGGCATCTGCACTTCCCGCTTGGCCACTTGCGCGAAGGGTTTCGACTGGTGTCGGACGCCATCGCGCTCGTGAGTGGCAACGAGCTGTTCCATCGCGCGGATTTGACACGTCCTAGCCGGCGCCGTTTAGGACGCGTGATCGACAGCTTTCTAGAGCTGCGCGAGGGGGACTATGTCGTTCACCTGTCGCACGGCATTGGGCGTTACCTGGGCCTGAAACTCTTAGAGAAGGAGGATCAGGCCGAGGAGCATCTGGAGATCGAATTCCACGGCGGCACGAAAATCTTCGTGCCCAGCTCGAAGATCGATCTCGTGCAAAAGTATGTCGGCGGCGCGAAGAGCCGGCCGACACTCGCGCATATTGGTGGGCGGACGTGGGGCCGGCAGAAGGAAGCCGCACAGCGGGCCGTGATCGATATGGCCAGCGACATGCTCGATCTGCAAGCGCGCCGCGCATCGCAGCCGGGCATCACGTTTCCCGAAGATTCCGAGTGGCAGAAGGAGTTCGACGCCTCGTTTCCGTACACAGAAACGCCCGATCAACTCACGGCGATCGCGGCGATCAAGGCCGACATGCGCGCGCCGCGTCCGCTCGATCGGTTAATCTGTGGCGACGTCGGTTATGGAAAAACCGAGTTGGCGATGCGGGCCGCGTTCAAAACCGTGGATACCGGATATCAGGTGGCTGTGCTGGTGCCGACCACGGTGCTGGCCGAACAGCACGGCCGGACATTTCGCGCGCGGATGGCTGAATTCCCTTTCAAGATCAAGGTCTTAAGTCGCTTTTGCTCGACAAAGGAAGAGCGGCAGGTCATCGAGGGGTTGGCCGACGGATCAGTTGACATCGTGATCGGCACTCACCGGCTGGCGCAAGCGGATATCCGCTTCGAGAATCTTGGCCTGCTCGTGATCGATGAAGAACAACGCTTCGGCGTCGACGTCAAAGAAAGGCTCAAGGCGCTGCGCTCGATCGTCGACGTTTTAACGATGACGGCCACGCCAATTCCGCGCACGTTGCACATGTCGCTGTTGGGGTTGCGCGACATCTCGAACCTGGAAACGCCGCCGGCCGATCGGCTGGCCATCGAGACACGCGTCGCGCGATCGAATCCCGAGATGATCCGCCATGCGGTGTTGCGCGAGCTGAACCGGGGCGGCCAGATGTTCTTTGTCCACAATCGTGTACATGACATCGAGAACCTGGCGATCCGCTTGCGACAGATCGTGCCCGAGGCGCGGATTCGCGTCGGCCACGGACAGATGCCTGAAGGCGAGCTGGAAGATGTGATGTTAGACTTCGTCGATCACAAGTTCGACATGCTGCTTGCGACGACGATCATCGAGAGCGGGCTCGACATCCCTAGTGCGAACACGATGTTCATCGATCAGGCCGACATCTATGGCCTGGCCGACCTGCACCAGTTGCGCGGCCGCGTCGGGCGTTATAAGCATCGGGCGTATTGCTATCTGCTGCTGGATCCGAATAAGGCCCTGTCGCCGAACGCGGCGAAGCGATTGCATGCGATCGAAGAGTTTTCGGACATGGGGGCCGGTTTTGCCATCGCCATGCGCGATCTGGAAATTCGCGGCGCTGGCAATATTCTGGGGACCGAGCAAAGCGGTCATATCTCGGCCGTGGGGTACGAGCTGTACTGCGAGTTGCTTGAGCAAGCCGTGCGGCAACTGAAAAAAATGCCGGCGCGCAAAATCGTCGATGTGCATGTCGACCTGCCGGGCGAGGCTTACATTCCCCGCCGATATGTGCCGGACATGCGTTTCAAGATCGACCTGTACCGGCGGCTGGGACGAATCGGCACGCCGGAGGAGCTGAGCGATCTGACGGCCGAGTTGGCCGATCGTTTCGGGCCCTTGCCGGACCAGATGCAGCGTTTGCTATCACTGGTCGAGATTCGAATTCTGGCCCAGCGTTGGGCTTTGGAGTCGATCCACCGGGAAGAAGGCTTCATCGTAATGCGCTATCGCAACGCGAACCTGATCCAGCAGCTAGCAAAGCATCCGAAGTCGCGATTGCGGGTCGTTGACGGTCGCAGCGCTTATCTGCCGGTTCGCAAGGATCTTACCAATCCCGATTCGATCCACGCGGTCATCAAAGCGCTGTTGCGAGCGGATTGA
- a CDS encoding AAA family ATPase, whose product MIDELDFENYRGFQHFGLSELRRINLLVGKNNCGKTSILEGIHLLVTGGDPIVLARNASQRGERIFAPESRDRYNSESSLDVSHFFYGHDFQIGTGFSISAEPLGQLYVRVVSASEGSEQGRLFEEGRPDLILESQYLSVYGDREIAIPVFEDGALSSDAFRPNRHLRRDREPSPAVELVSPYSLEPRSLGAMWNRIVVEARESEVVSALQIIEPRLNGIFFLTAERAARVRDTIVAAFEGERRRVPLGSHGDGMRRLLEISLSLAQTSDGFLLIDEIDTGFHYSIMGEMWRLVATAALEKNIHVFATTHSLDCIRGLAWLCENYPHLGAEVSMQKIDRSLNRAVALDAEQIMIAANQNVETR is encoded by the coding sequence ATGATCGATGAACTTGACTTTGAGAACTACCGGGGCTTTCAACATTTCGGTCTTTCCGAGCTTCGTCGAATCAATCTGCTTGTCGGCAAGAACAACTGCGGAAAGACGTCGATCCTAGAAGGAATACATCTGCTCGTAACTGGCGGCGATCCAATAGTTCTGGCGAGAAATGCGTCACAACGTGGCGAACGAATATTCGCGCCGGAAAGCCGCGATCGATACAATTCGGAATCAAGTTTGGATGTATCGCACTTCTTCTACGGACATGACTTTCAGATTGGAACCGGCTTTTCGATCAGTGCAGAGCCACTCGGCCAGCTTTACGTTCGCGTAGTTTCCGCTTCTGAAGGAAGCGAACAAGGCCGACTTTTTGAGGAGGGGCGCCCTGACCTGATCCTCGAATCGCAGTACCTTTCAGTCTACGGTGATCGCGAAATCGCAATCCCGGTCTTTGAAGACGGCGCGCTTTCAAGTGACGCCTTTCGGCCGAATCGCCACTTACGTCGCGATCGTGAGCCATCACCGGCAGTCGAGCTAGTAAGTCCCTACTCGTTAGAGCCACGGTCGTTAGGGGCAATGTGGAACAGAATCGTAGTGGAGGCTCGCGAGTCAGAAGTCGTCAGCGCGCTGCAGATTATTGAACCACGTCTTAATGGTATTTTTTTTCTGACTGCAGAGCGGGCGGCGCGCGTCCGAGACACGATCGTCGCTGCATTTGAAGGCGAACGGCGGCGCGTGCCCCTTGGTAGCCATGGCGATGGGATGCGGCGACTGCTCGAGATATCGCTGTCGCTTGCGCAAACTTCAGATGGTTTCCTTCTCATCGACGAAATCGACACCGGCTTTCACTATTCAATTATGGGTGAGATGTGGCGACTCGTCGCGACCGCGGCGCTGGAAAAAAATATACACGTCTTCGCAACGACACACAGCCTTGACTGCATACGCGGATTGGCCTGGCTTTGCGAGAACTATCCGCATCTCGGTGCCGAGGTCAGTATGCAGAAGATTGATCGATCGCTGAATCGTGCCGTAGCGCTTGATGCCGAGCAGATCATGATCGCCGCCAACCAGAATGTTGAGACGCGATAA
- a CDS encoding FMN-binding negative transcriptional regulator, with protein sequence MSPSQLVTIAPALSAKTMYIPNYFQGPDQPAVFDFVEAHSFGLVVSACDGELCGTHLPLLLRRDVGPHGQLVGHMSRANPHSRDMAGAEVLAIFNGPHAYISPTWYEADDVVPTWNYLAVHATGRCEMIDDEEVAMQVVADYVAFYEQSMPRPWRLDTTTTYNRRLVKQIVAFKIDIIRLEAKWKLGQNHSADRREKVSRHLAESTNAEAQEIGRLMRGTQGT encoded by the coding sequence ATGTCCCCCAGCCAGCTTGTAACGATCGCTCCAGCCCTCTCAGCAAAAACCATGTACATTCCGAATTATTTTCAGGGGCCCGACCAACCGGCCGTCTTCGATTTTGTCGAGGCGCACAGTTTTGGCCTGGTCGTCTCGGCCTGCGACGGCGAACTTTGCGGGACCCACCTGCCGCTGCTTTTGCGGCGCGACGTCGGGCCGCATGGCCAACTAGTCGGACACATGTCCCGCGCGAATCCGCATTCACGGGACATGGCCGGCGCCGAGGTGCTCGCTATTTTCAACGGGCCGCACGCCTACATCTCGCCCACCTGGTACGAAGCCGACGACGTCGTGCCAACCTGGAACTATCTGGCGGTTCACGCGACCGGCCGGTGCGAAATGATCGACGACGAGGAAGTGGCGATGCAAGTCGTGGCGGACTACGTCGCTTTCTACGAACAATCGATGCCCCGGCCTTGGCGGCTCGACACCACGACGACCTACAACCGGCGGCTCGTCAAACAGATCGTCGCGTTTAAGATCGATATCATCCGGCTCGAGGCGAAATGGAAGCTCGGCCAAAACCATTCTGCCGATCGGCGCGAAAAAGTCAGTCGTCACCTGGCAGAGAGCACAAATGCGGAAGCACAAGAAATCGGCCGCCTGATGCGCGGCACGCAAGGAACCTAG
- a CDS encoding NYN domain-containing protein translates to MALIIDGYNLMHAAGIIAPGVGPGSLERSRLALLNFVVESLEPAALAATTVVFDARQAPPGLPREMVYRGITVRFAAGYESADELIEHLIQKHSAPRRLTVVSSDHRLHRAARRRKAQPIDSDRWYEQVLAKRNERHRNAKPKVRKPPTPLARSEVEYWLSQFTDEPQSELKPTPVKHPNDNPAEKRLDDTENIFPQEYLDSINEQDLGE, encoded by the coding sequence ATGGCCCTGATTATCGACGGCTATAACCTGATGCATGCGGCGGGCATTATCGCTCCCGGCGTGGGGCCGGGCAGCCTCGAACGTTCGCGGCTGGCCCTGCTGAACTTCGTTGTCGAGTCCCTCGAACCCGCCGCACTGGCCGCAACGACCGTCGTCTTCGACGCCCGCCAGGCGCCCCCCGGCCTGCCGCGCGAAATGGTGTACCGCGGCATCACGGTCCGCTTCGCCGCCGGCTACGAAAGCGCCGACGAACTGATCGAGCACTTGATCCAGAAGCACAGCGCCCCCCGCCGCTTGACGGTCGTGTCGAGCGATCACCGCTTGCACCGCGCCGCCCGGCGCCGCAAGGCGCAGCCGATCGACAGTGACCGCTGGTACGAGCAAGTGCTGGCCAAGCGCAACGAACGCCACCGCAACGCTAAGCCCAAGGTCCGCAAGCCGCCGACCCCCTTGGCCCGCAGTGAAGTCGAATACTGGCTTTCTCAATTCACCGACGAACCACAATCCGAGCTAAAACCGACACCCGTCAAACACCCGAACGACAATCCGGCGGAAAAACGCTTGGACGACACCGAGAACATCTTTCCGCAGGAATATCTCGATTCGATCAACGAGCAGGACCTTGGGGAATAG
- a CDS encoding M48 family metallopeptidase — MSYGQRDDYESSQMAYGPGRGNSGWKVRLMLAALIALVSIISFYGMTTENPITGEHQRVGMSEDQEIAMGLQAAPQMEAEHGGLSASPQARQTVDRVGERLLRSFDDDLAKHGRKNPYPFKFHLLNDPKTINAFALPGGQVFITSGLYKLLETEGQLAGVLGHEIGHVLSRHGAQQLAKQQLTQGLAGAAGMAGGDQNTAQIAAQVGALVNMKYGRGAETEADQWGVKLAAEAGYDPRAMIGVMQILDKASGEGGPPEILSTHPKPANRIQYIKTVIQKEFPNGVPDGLQP, encoded by the coding sequence GTGTCATACGGACAACGAGACGACTACGAATCCAGTCAAATGGCTTATGGGCCGGGGCGTGGCAATTCGGGCTGGAAGGTGCGGCTCATGCTGGCCGCGCTGATCGCGCTCGTTTCGATTATCTCGTTCTATGGCATGACGACCGAAAACCCGATCACGGGCGAACATCAACGCGTCGGCATGAGCGAGGACCAGGAAATCGCCATGGGACTGCAGGCCGCGCCGCAGATGGAAGCCGAGCACGGCGGTTTGAGCGCCAGCCCACAGGCACGCCAAACGGTGGATCGAGTCGGTGAGCGACTGTTACGATCGTTCGACGACGACCTTGCTAAGCACGGGCGGAAGAATCCTTACCCGTTTAAGTTTCATCTGCTGAACGATCCGAAGACGATTAATGCCTTTGCGCTGCCGGGCGGGCAGGTGTTTATCACGAGCGGTTTGTACAAGCTGCTCGAGACCGAGGGGCAGTTGGCCGGCGTGCTGGGACACGAGATCGGCCACGTACTGTCGAGGCACGGCGCCCAACAGCTTGCCAAGCAGCAGTTGACCCAAGGGCTGGCCGGCGCAGCCGGTATGGCGGGCGGGGATCAGAACACAGCGCAAATCGCGGCCCAGGTCGGGGCGCTTGTAAACATGAAGTACGGTCGCGGCGCTGAAACCGAAGCCGACCAATGGGGTGTGAAGCTGGCGGCCGAGGCAGGCTACGACCCACGCGCCATGATCGGCGTGATGCAGATTTTGGACAAAGCTTCAGGCGAGGGCGGTCCGCCAGAGATTCTCAGCACGCACCCGAAGCCGGCCAACCGGATCCAGTACATCAAGACCGTGATCCAGAAGGAATTTCCGAACGGCGTGCCGGACGGGTTGCAGCCGTAG
- a CDS encoding amidohydrolase family protein, translating into MQTSIRAAVLGIVSFALAATCAAVDAPTAFVGAKIIPIAGDEIPSGTLIIADGKIHAIGPSESVKIPDGAKQVDAKGRVIMPGLICTHSHIGGIGGADGSGPIQPGVRILDSLNILDSGFKRALAGGLTTLNVMPGSGHLISGQTVYLKLRFGEHTPDKIDDLFILDASGKPTGGLKMANGTNSMRPSPFPGTRGKSAFLVRDQYIKAREYQYKVDQAKGDPEKLPPRDLNLEALVEAMQGKRVVHHHTHRHDDIMTVLRLAQEFGFRVVLHHVSEGYKVADEIAKAKGPCSVILIDSPGGKLEARDMQMSNAGVLERAGVRVAFHTDDWITDSRVFRRMAALGVRAGMSRKAALEALTIAGAEMLELQDRIGSLAVGKDADFVILDGDPLSVYSHVLETWVDGHKAFDRTNAQDHLYAVGGYGAAHDQAPYYCCFDHLLKANQQ; encoded by the coding sequence ATGCAAACATCAATACGCGCAGCTGTGCTTGGGATTGTGTCGTTTGCACTGGCCGCCACGTGCGCGGCTGTTGACGCTCCCACGGCCTTCGTCGGCGCGAAGATCATCCCCATTGCCGGCGATGAAATTCCCTCGGGCACGCTCATCATCGCCGACGGAAAGATTCATGCGATCGGGCCGAGCGAGTCGGTCAAGATTCCCGACGGCGCCAAGCAGGTCGACGCCAAGGGACGCGTCATCATGCCCGGCCTGATCTGCACGCACAGCCATATTGGCGGCATCGGCGGCGCCGATGGCAGCGGACCGATTCAGCCCGGCGTGCGAATTCTCGACTCGCTCAACATCCTCGATTCGGGCTTTAAGCGCGCTCTGGCTGGCGGGCTGACCACGCTCAACGTCATGCCCGGCTCAGGCCATTTGATCAGCGGTCAAACTGTGTATCTCAAGCTGCGTTTCGGCGAGCACACGCCCGACAAGATCGACGACCTGTTCATTCTCGACGCGTCCGGCAAACCCACCGGTGGCTTGAAAATGGCCAATGGCACGAACTCGATGCGGCCGTCGCCGTTTCCGGGCACGCGCGGCAAGAGCGCCTTCCTGGTTCGCGACCAGTACATCAAAGCCCGCGAGTATCAATACAAGGTCGACCAGGCGAAAGGCGATCCCGAGAAGCTGCCGCCACGTGATCTGAATCTCGAAGCGCTGGTCGAAGCGATGCAAGGCAAGCGCGTCGTGCATCATCATACGCATCGTCACGACGACATCATGACAGTGCTCCGCCTGGCGCAGGAGTTCGGTTTCCGCGTCGTGCTGCATCACGTCAGCGAAGGCTATAAAGTCGCGGACGAAATCGCCAAGGCCAAGGGTCCCTGCTCGGTCATCCTGATCGATTCCCCCGGCGGCAAGCTCGAAGCCCGCGATATGCAAATGTCCAACGCCGGCGTCCTCGAACGGGCCGGGGTCCGTGTCGCCTTCCACACCGACGATTGGATCACGGACTCGCGTGTCTTTCGCCGCATGGCCGCGCTCGGCGTGCGAGCCGGCATGTCGCGCAAGGCGGCGCTCGAGGCTCTGACCATCGCCGGGGCTGAGATGCTCGAACTGCAGGATCGCATCGGCAGTTTGGCCGTAGGCAAAGACGCCGATTTTGTGATTCTCGACGGTGATCCTCTCAGCGTTTATTCGCACGTGCTGGAAACGTGGGTCGACGGTCATAAGGCCTTCGACCGCACAAACGCTCAGGACCATCTCTATGCCGTCGGCGGCTACGGGGCGGCCCACGATCAGGCCCCTTACTACTGCTGCTTCGATCACTTGCTGAAAGCCAACCAACAATGA
- a CDS encoding DUF3226 domain-containing protein: MSSSMQRPTLYVEGSDDDHTIRHLLIRSGIDYDKTPWPANYPEVKQVEMKAKSGGIDALINLIAPAIKLSTDRPIAFVVDADSNRAARWAAVRAKLLSVGLEPPEEMEPRGFIGQSATFRSRVGVWLMPDNQRDGTLEHFLRDLISTDDTLIGHSETATATAKEIGAKFAETARLKAQLHAWLAWQEEPGCPYGTAMRAHYFRHDNELAKRFVAWFRDLFGIPA, encoded by the coding sequence ATGTCCTCATCCATGCAGAGGCCGACACTCTACGTCGAGGGGTCTGACGATGACCATACGATTCGTCACCTGCTAATCCGCAGCGGCATCGACTACGATAAAACCCCTTGGCCTGCCAACTATCCAGAAGTCAAGCAGGTTGAGATGAAAGCCAAGTCCGGAGGGATTGACGCGCTGATAAACTTGATCGCGCCTGCAATAAAGCTATCTACGGACAGGCCGATCGCATTTGTAGTAGACGCCGATTCTAACCGTGCAGCTCGCTGGGCTGCAGTTCGCGCAAAATTGCTTTCTGTTGGTCTCGAACCACCAGAAGAAATGGAACCGCGCGGGTTCATCGGACAGTCGGCAACATTCCGGAGCCGTGTTGGCGTTTGGCTAATGCCGGACAACCAGCGAGACGGGACGCTAGAGCATTTCCTTCGCGATTTAATCTCGACCGACGATACACTTATCGGACATTCCGAGACTGCAACAGCTACCGCAAAAGAAATCGGCGCCAAGTTTGCTGAAACCGCCCGCTTAAAAGCGCAGCTTCATGCTTGGTTGGCATGGCAAGAGGAACCTGGATGTCCGTACGGAACAGCGATGCGAGCGCATTATTTCCGACACGACAACGAACTTGCAAAAAGGTTCGTCGCATGGTTTCGCGACTTGTTTGGGATCCCTGCCTGA
- a CDS encoding SDR family oxidoreductase, whose amino-acid sequence MHAPSSPQVFLITGCASGIGRHLAERAVAAGHSLLATDLNADALAREAQRLTWRSPQVETATLDVRDPAAWRTTVDRTINTFGRLDVLINVAGIIQPGYVYDISPEEMLLHIDVNARGVMLGTQTAARQMVRQGHGHIINIASMAGIAPIPGIASYTASKFAVRGFTLAVAHELREHGVSVSCVCPDAVETPMLDLQMSHAAAALTFSSKRFLTVEDVGSAIFDHVLLRRPLEVTLPRSRGWLAKLTSLWPATTGWLLPSLTKDSLKRQAEYRRQKES is encoded by the coding sequence ATGCATGCCCCGTCATCGCCGCAGGTCTTTCTCATCACCGGCTGCGCGAGCGGCATCGGCCGGCACCTCGCCGAGCGCGCCGTAGCGGCCGGACACAGCCTGCTGGCGACGGATCTCAATGCCGACGCACTTGCCCGCGAGGCGCAGCGCCTAACGTGGCGTTCGCCCCAGGTCGAAACAGCGACGCTCGACGTGCGCGACCCGGCCGCCTGGCGAACCACCGTCGACCGCACAATAAACACATTCGGGCGTCTCGACGTCCTGATCAACGTCGCTGGTATCATTCAGCCGGGCTACGTGTATGACATCTCGCCCGAGGAGATGCTGTTGCATATCGACGTCAATGCCCGTGGCGTGATGCTCGGCACGCAAACGGCCGCCCGGCAGATGGTCCGCCAAGGGCATGGGCATATCATCAATATCGCCTCGATGGCCGGCATCGCGCCGATCCCAGGCATCGCCTCGTACACGGCGTCGAAGTTCGCCGTCCGCGGCTTCACGCTGGCCGTGGCACACGAGCTGCGCGAGCATGGCGTCAGCGTTTCGTGCGTCTGTCCCGACGCGGTCGAGACCCCCATGCTCGATCTGCAAATGTCGCACGCGGCCGCAGCGCTGACGTTTAGCTCGAAGCGATTCTTGACCGTCGAAGACGTCGGAAGTGCGATTTTCGACCACGTGTTGCTGCGACGACCGCTCGAGGTAACGCTTCCCCGCAGCCGTGGTTGGCTGGCAAAGTTAACGTCACTATGGCCGGCAACCACGGGGTGGCTCTTGCCGTCGCTCACCAAAGACAGCCTGAAGCGGCAAGCCGAATATCGCCGCCAAAAAGAATCGTAG